Below is a window of Lemur catta isolate mLemCat1 chromosome 11, mLemCat1.pri, whole genome shotgun sequence DNA.
tagttttaaaataattttctgaggtATAGAAGATTTTACCAAGGACATACACCTTTCTCTGAACTtctattttctgttgtttctctttcttgaagATCAAAATTAGAGACATAAGAACTATTCAAAATAGGTAGAAGGGCTCAGATTACCTTGAAAGATTTCACAAATGTAATGGctgttaagtatttttaaataaaggaagaatatgGCTATTTTATCTGAAGGACAAGATATGAATGTGTTCCTTCTCAAAAGGTCTTCTCTGATTTTAGAGTATAAAGTTTACTCTCTACAGGTCCTAGGACAGGACCCTTGGGCCATGAGGGGTCCTATGGCGTCATTAGTATTTCCACATACATCAGAGAAGCAAAAGTTCAGCTCTAATTCAGCAGTGACCACATGACAGCTTTACTCTTGCATTGTGTCAACAGGATTGAAGAGGTAGGGGATAAAGACCTGATAAGGAAAATTaaaggagaatgaaaataaaggaagagaaaccaATATTCTGACACCAAACATCATGTCAGAAAATAGATCATAGTCTTGTTTTTGCTACTTCATAGCCATGCAGCCTAGAGAAATTCAACTAATCTCAGTGAACTTGTTTCATCACTGGAAAACAGGTGCAATATTTCCTGCTTTACAACCACCATATAGATGCAAGACATTTTGATTCagccagtatttattgagcacctactgctaCATGACAAGCATAGTACTACTTATTTCCTTATTCAATAccaaaaaaatcctcaaaaatattaaaggtaGAAATATTTCCTACCAATTCAACTTACCATATTTCGCATTATAGTTGGGCTTCCCCATATTACAATTCCAGAGGCACCCAGAGCAACACTTTCACCAAGTGTATTCACAAGGTCATCCTGGAAAACATGATAGGAAAAATTAGCAGATAAATATAAAACGAAAGTGTTATACACAGGACAGTAACACCAAAGCTAAGCATGGTGACCCAACAGccataatttaattatttctctactatttgtttctatcttttataCAACTATTGCCTTATTATAAAAAAGAgactattttgttttaattacttcTATTGACAAGACAGCAGGACCatgaatgaaaaaacagaaagtgaGTTAATACATTGTCTATACTACCTAATTCTCTATGCTTGCTTAGAGATCATGAGATTACATTAATGTTTAAACATATTCTTATTTTGCATTCATACAATGATGTACAACTACTTGCGTGTACATTGCTAAATGATATTAAAAGCTAAATTCCACCCCcttcaataataatattaaatttcacTAAATACTTTTTGTAGACACTATTTCATTGGCCTCATATATTGATTTACTTACCTCAGAAAGGAATTTGAAAGTTAGATCAGCAAAAACTATGTGGGCATATACAAAAACTGGAAGTGGCCTTTCAGCATCAGGTACTTTGGAAATCCTAATGGCCTCGTGAACTCGATTTCGCACAAATAGCACAGCTTGTTGAGGAGACATGTCCGTGTTTAAATAAATGGTTGGGAAAAGGGCAGTGCTTTCCTTCCACAACCAGCTGAGATCatcatttattctcttttctgtattAAAGCAACTTCCATTGAAACCAGGTTGTCTATAATTATTGTTGTGACAATCAGGAAAAAGATAATAACCCCATAAGTGATTTGGCCGAAGTAATTTCCCCAATTTTAAAGTCTCTTGCATGAAACTCTTTGCTGCATTTTCAAAATCAACCTTGGCTATCTTGGCAGCCTCTTTGACGCTAAGGTGTACATTTTGTTGCTGAACCAATTTAATAGACTGATTCCTGTAAATATCTTTAGGTTTCCAGTTTCTTGCCCAAGTGGGCCTCCATTCTTCCCAGTCAATGACAGCCAAGCCCACATTGTCTGTTGGCATGTAAAAAAGAATGTCTTTCTCAGCTTTATCCAAATGGTGTTTTAAGGACCCCTTCTGGGGAATTCCTCCATTCACATTTTTGCCTGTAGTATCTATATAAGGATAGTAGCCAAGTCTATCAACATAAAATATTGTAACATCTTGTCCTATGATGTCTCTTCGGGGGCTTCCTACTAAAGAGAAGACGCTCAGATCTAGTGGTTCATCAAACCTTCCAGTACAAAGTTCAGTTGGGGCATTCCAGGCCCAGAGGAAAGGCACATTTGGGATAAGAGGGGGTGCTCTGAAATCCAGAGCCAAGCAACATGAAATTAGAAGGAAGGTGAA
It encodes the following:
- the LOC123646964 gene encoding hyaluronidase PH-20-like, with protein sequence MGVLRFKNISFGSFLESSGVFQAVFTFLLISCCLALDFRAPPLIPNVPFLWAWNAPTELCTGRFDEPLDLSVFSLVGSPRRDIIGQDVTIFYVDRLGYYPYIDTTGKNVNGGIPQKGSLKHHLDKAEKDILFYMPTDNVGLAVIDWEEWRPTWARNWKPKDIYRNQSIKLVQQQNVHLSVKEAAKIAKVDFENAAKSFMQETLKLGKLLRPNHLWGYYLFPDCHNNNYRQPGFNGSCFNTEKRINDDLSWLWKESTALFPTIYLNTDMSPQQAVLFVRNRVHEAIRISKVPDAERPLPVFVYAHIVFADLTFKFLSEDDLVNTLGESVALGASGIVIWGSPTIMRNMKSCFTLDKYVKTTVNPYIINVTLAAKMCSQVLCQEQGVCTRKNWNSSDYLHLNPANFAIQIANGGKYIVRGKPTLADLQELSEKFNCSCYPTLSCKEKAHIKDINAIAVCVAEDVCIDTSVNLEPSYQPSWKKDAISQGVSSSTSPATMFFFNILFLTMSSPNQRNSLGSARLAYEPAETFSDLEKVCALTGSAGTTHGLHEGFEDAECGIRPQGLIAISSWFVT